In the genome of Desulfofarcimen acetoxidans DSM 771, one region contains:
- a CDS encoding DNA polymerase IV, with translation MERVVALVDMNSFYASCHQAFNPELDGKEVIVAGEPERRTGIVLAASYQAKAKGVGTGMALWEAKKLCPDGYFFKPNYPLYIDFSSRILHIMRDFTDLVEPFSIDEAFIDFSGIINLWGPPVEIAAKIRQRILSEIGVQCSIGIGPNKLIAKMAAGLQKPNGLTIIKTVNDYRNVFYSKPVRKLFGIGSRYEKHLRKFNVFTIGELANYPVEILKKRWGKNGEMLWYCAQGLDHSPVTSGSPDTDKSIGQQRTLPRDIRGFKDIQIIILELCEMVARRARQGGYVGRTVFLTLRDTQLEFISRSMTIPDPTNLAGEIYQAACKLLHKNWDQSWAVRLVGVTLSNLKTDDYIQYDLFGEKEKQVKLAKVYDKICNRFGERAIFRGISLTEVSLYAR, from the coding sequence ATGGAAAGAGTCGTTGCTTTAGTAGATATGAATAGTTTTTATGCCAGTTGTCATCAAGCTTTTAATCCTGAATTAGATGGAAAAGAAGTTATTGTTGCCGGAGAGCCGGAAAGGAGGACCGGTATAGTTTTGGCAGCCAGTTATCAGGCCAAGGCTAAAGGTGTAGGTACGGGTATGGCCTTATGGGAAGCTAAAAAATTGTGCCCCGACGGATACTTTTTCAAACCCAATTACCCTTTATATATAGACTTTTCTAGCAGGATATTACACATCATGAGGGATTTTACTGATCTCGTTGAACCTTTTTCCATTGATGAAGCATTTATTGACTTTAGCGGAATTATCAACCTATGGGGACCACCGGTAGAGATAGCTGCTAAAATAAGGCAAAGGATTCTATCCGAGATAGGTGTTCAATGCAGCATTGGTATTGGTCCCAATAAGCTGATTGCCAAGATGGCCGCCGGGTTACAAAAGCCCAATGGCCTTACAATTATAAAAACAGTAAATGACTATAGAAATGTGTTCTACAGTAAGCCAGTCAGAAAGCTTTTTGGTATTGGTTCCAGATACGAAAAACATCTTAGAAAGTTTAATGTATTTACTATAGGGGAATTGGCAAATTATCCTGTTGAAATTTTGAAAAAACGTTGGGGTAAAAATGGTGAGATGCTGTGGTATTGTGCTCAAGGTCTGGATCATAGTCCGGTAACCTCTGGATCCCCGGATACAGATAAGAGTATTGGCCAACAAAGAACACTTCCCAGGGACATCAGAGGATTTAAGGATATTCAAATTATAATCCTGGAACTTTGTGAGATGGTAGCACGGCGTGCCCGCCAGGGTGGCTATGTAGGGCGAACGGTATTCCTTACACTCAGGGACACACAGTTAGAATTTATATCCAGATCCATGACTATACCTGATCCTACTAATCTCGCCGGCGAAATATATCAAGCAGCCTGTAAGCTTTTACACAAAAATTGGGACCAGTCTTGGGCCGTAAGATTAGTAGGAGTTACATTAAGCAACCTAAAAACGGATGATTATATACAGTATGATCTTTTCGGCGAAAAGGAAAAGCAGGTAAAGCTAGCCAAAGTATACGATAAAATATGTAACCGGTTTGGTGAGCGGGCTATTTTTAGGGGTATTTCCCTAACGGAGGTCAGCTTATATGCCAGATAA